A region of Pontiella agarivorans DNA encodes the following proteins:
- a CDS encoding rhodanese-like domain-containing protein — protein sequence MIRTLGKMLLAIVVGILAVNLLYGGKGDKRDGLSALVEDGALLIDTRTAGEFQRGHVKGAINIPHDTIAGVIDQHTTDKAAPIIVYCRSGNRSAHAKRDLINAGYTNVIDAGSIGNMQRNMPK from the coding sequence ATGATCCGCACCCTTGGAAAAATGCTCCTCGCCATTGTGGTGGGCATCCTTGCCGTCAACCTGCTGTACGGCGGAAAAGGGGACAAACGGGACGGACTTTCCGCCTTGGTGGAAGACGGGGCGCTGCTCATCGATACCCGCACTGCGGGTGAATTCCAGCGCGGGCATGTGAAAGGCGCAATCAACATTCCCCACGATACCATTGCCGGCGTCATCGATCAGCACACCACCGACAAAGCAGCTCCGATCATCGTGTACTGCCGTAGCGGAAATCGCTCGGCCCACGCAAAACGGGACCTGATCAATGCGGGGTACACCAACGTGATTGATGCCGGCAGCATCGGCAACATGCAGCGCAACATGCCGAAATAA